A stretch of Ligilactobacillus faecis DNA encodes these proteins:
- a CDS encoding MFS transporter — protein sequence MTLMSKYPKDFRKLIYSGSMDNIADSLYGVAFLLGLVKIYHIKADSLSLFVLVGMIPSLLAFLYSPFLAKIKRTKEWLLFFRGLYFAVAFLVMLSFYWHVSVGYLYLYNLLFSLLASLQAALQTRLVPEILQNKNELIERSVDIQYFTGNTLDILSNFVASLLLGIMSYLAVIQLSFPFFVLAFLFILKLKGVGQKQNDQFEKLPPLKSLLVSSKLFFQRKSASQIIMIEAFLSGALDLLSTLAPLYLVSLKVDLKWLGVILALQRAADFTGALLAPYVSIEHKRFFCIDYIFSGTAFLLIFIIPQFYIKLILLYLGFVLVGISGNIFEKMIYQEYTQLDFSVVSTLVTSLYSFFGVLFLLVPQFYSNIVGLGLVLNSLTILFGIIISFQGKKSLK from the coding sequence ATGACCTTAATGAGTAAATATCCTAAAGATTTTCGCAAGTTGATCTATAGCGGAAGTATGGATAATATTGCAGACAGTCTTTATGGAGTGGCTTTTTTACTTGGATTAGTCAAGATCTATCATATCAAAGCCGATTCGTTATCACTATTTGTTTTAGTCGGGATGATTCCATCACTGTTAGCCTTCTTGTATAGTCCTTTTTTGGCGAAGATCAAACGCACAAAAGAATGGCTCTTATTTTTTCGAGGACTTTACTTTGCAGTAGCCTTTTTAGTAATGCTTAGCTTTTATTGGCATGTATCAGTGGGCTATTTATATTTGTATAATCTACTCTTCAGTCTGCTTGCGAGTTTACAAGCCGCATTGCAAACTCGACTCGTACCTGAGATCTTACAAAATAAAAATGAGTTGATCGAACGTTCCGTTGATATTCAATATTTTACAGGAAATACACTCGATATTTTAAGTAATTTTGTCGCTTCACTTTTACTGGGGATCATGTCTTATCTAGCCGTTATCCAACTTAGTTTTCCGTTTTTCGTTTTGGCTTTTCTTTTTATTCTTAAATTAAAAGGCGTAGGTCAAAAGCAAAACGACCAATTTGAAAAGCTTCCGCCACTAAAAAGCCTTTTAGTGAGTAGTAAGCTCTTTTTTCAACGAAAGAGTGCGAGCCAGATCATTATGATCGAAGCTTTTTTAAGTGGCGCATTGGATCTACTTTCAACTTTAGCGCCATTGTATTTAGTGAGTTTAAAAGTTGATCTTAAGTGGTTAGGGGTGATCTTAGCACTACAACGTGCAGCTGATTTTACTGGAGCACTTTTAGCTCCGTATGTTTCGATCGAGCATAAGCGTTTCTTTTGCATTGATTATATTTTTTCAGGAACGGCTTTCTTACTGATCTTTATCATTCCACAATTTTACATAAAATTGATCTTACTATATTTGGGGTTTGTTTTAGTCGGAATTTCAGGGAATATTTTTGAGAAGATGATCTATCAAGAATATACACAGTTAGATTTTTCGGTCGTTTCAACATTGGTCACAAGTCTATATTCGTTTTTTGGAGTCCTTTTTTTACTTGTTCCACAATTTTACAGCAACATCGTCGGCTTAGGTCTGGTCTTGAATAGTTTGACGATCCTTTTTGGGATAATTATCTCTTTTCAAGGTAAAAAAAGCTTGAAATAA
- a CDS encoding Tex family protein, producing the protein MEQAYVKLVTEKLTYRPEQIEAALKLLDEGNTIPFIARYRKEATKSLDEVELREIKTVYEQTEKLEKKRTDIVAKITEQEKLTPKLKKALLEAKTLQQLEDLYLPFKQKRRTKAQIAKEQGLAGLAKELLKFDTEDVFSKAQKYVAKAKGVADEEKALAGAHEILAEAFGESAPLRAFVRRHAQKKGYLESKLKDQVKDETRVYQDYYAFEEAISSILDHRILALDRGEKAGVLKVSLVVDDGYVLRYFHSQLIGQKQGPSVAYVEKAYTDAYKRFIFPAIERELRRDLTAKAVKQAIAVFGDNLYHLLMQAPLKGKTILGLDPAFRTGCKLAVVDPTGKFLAKAVIYPHEKAKGQKPDPKKQAQAKQTLKALIEKYGVEMVAIGNGTASRESERFVAQVLEEIPAKVYYVIVNEAGASVYSASEAARTEFPDFNVEERSAVSIARRLQDPLAELIKIDPKAIGVGQYQHDLPEKQLDEKLATVIETGVNQAGVNLNTASAALLQHISGLNKTTAQNIVAYRDENGRFEARTELKKVPRLGKKAYEQAAGFLRISEGKNIFDNTDIHPESYPLAQKLLVAAKLSIDQLGTTTAKEQLEALDLKAFAQKQAAGVETVTDIVQSLSKPGRTFRDTMPAPLLRSDILHLEDLKPKMQLQGTVRNVVDFGVFVDIGVKQDGLVHISKLSKNFVKHPSQVVAVGDIVTVYVEEVDLKRNRIQLSMLGPEND; encoded by the coding sequence ATGGAACAAGCTTATGTAAAATTGGTCACTGAAAAACTCACATATCGCCCAGAGCAGATCGAAGCGGCGTTGAAATTATTAGATGAAGGAAATACGATCCCCTTTATCGCGCGTTATCGTAAAGAAGCAACTAAAAGTTTAGATGAAGTCGAACTGCGTGAGATCAAAACGGTCTATGAGCAAACAGAAAAGCTCGAGAAAAAGCGGACCGATATTGTGGCAAAGATCACAGAACAAGAGAAGTTGACCCCTAAATTAAAAAAAGCACTGTTAGAAGCTAAAACGCTCCAACAGTTAGAAGATCTATATTTGCCTTTTAAACAAAAACGGCGGACTAAGGCTCAGATCGCTAAAGAACAAGGTTTAGCTGGCTTAGCTAAAGAACTTTTAAAATTTGATACTGAAGACGTGTTCAGTAAAGCCCAAAAATATGTTGCGAAAGCTAAAGGCGTCGCTGACGAAGAAAAAGCGTTAGCAGGAGCGCATGAGATCTTAGCAGAAGCGTTTGGTGAAAGTGCCCCTTTACGTGCTTTTGTGCGCCGGCATGCTCAGAAAAAAGGGTATCTCGAAAGTAAATTAAAAGATCAAGTAAAAGATGAAACTCGTGTTTATCAAGACTATTACGCTTTTGAAGAAGCTATCAGTTCGATCTTAGATCACCGGATCTTAGCGCTTGATCGTGGTGAAAAGGCAGGTGTTTTAAAAGTTAGCTTAGTGGTTGATGATGGCTATGTTTTACGGTATTTCCATTCACAGCTGATCGGTCAAAAACAAGGACCAAGTGTTGCTTATGTTGAAAAAGCTTATACGGATGCCTATAAACGCTTTATTTTCCCTGCGATCGAACGTGAGCTTCGGCGTGATCTGACTGCTAAAGCAGTCAAACAAGCGATCGCAGTTTTTGGGGATAACTTATACCATCTTTTGATGCAAGCTCCTCTTAAAGGAAAAACGATCTTAGGTCTAGATCCGGCTTTTCGCACTGGGTGCAAATTAGCAGTCGTTGATCCGACTGGTAAATTTTTAGCTAAAGCAGTCATTTATCCCCATGAAAAAGCTAAGGGCCAAAAGCCAGATCCAAAAAAGCAAGCCCAAGCTAAGCAAACTTTAAAAGCCTTGATCGAAAAATATGGGGTTGAGATGGTCGCGATCGGAAATGGGACTGCCAGCCGTGAATCAGAGCGCTTCGTTGCCCAAGTTTTAGAAGAAATTCCAGCAAAAGTCTACTATGTGATCGTTAATGAAGCCGGGGCGTCTGTCTATTCTGCGAGTGAAGCAGCCCGGACAGAGTTTCCAGATTTTAACGTGGAAGAGCGCTCAGCTGTGAGCATTGCGCGTCGTTTGCAAGATCCTTTAGCAGAACTGATCAAGATCGATCCTAAAGCAATCGGGGTAGGGCAGTATCAACACGATCTTCCAGAAAAACAATTAGATGAAAAATTGGCAACTGTGATCGAAACAGGAGTCAATCAAGCTGGTGTCAATTTAAATACAGCTAGTGCAGCCTTGCTTCAGCATATCTCAGGCTTAAATAAAACGACTGCGCAAAATATCGTAGCTTATCGGGATGAAAATGGTCGTTTTGAAGCTCGGACTGAGCTAAAGAAAGTCCCCCGTCTAGGTAAGAAAGCTTATGAACAGGCCGCTGGTTTTTTACGGATCAGTGAAGGAAAAAATATTTTTGATAACACTGACATCCATCCAGAAAGTTATCCTTTAGCCCAAAAACTTTTAGTGGCAGCAAAGCTCTCTATCGACCAGTTAGGGACGACTACCGCTAAAGAACAACTTGAAGCGTTAGATCTCAAAGCTTTTGCTCAAAAACAAGCGGCTGGGGTAGAGACTGTAACGGATATCGTTCAAAGTTTAAGTAAACCTGGGCGAACATTTCGCGATACGATGCCAGCCCCACTTTTACGATCAGATATTTTGCATTTAGAAGATCTCAAACCTAAAATGCAACTACAAGGAACGGTCAGAAATGTCGTTGACTTTGGAGTTTTTGTCGATATCGGCGTCAAACAAGATGGTTTAGTCCATATCTCGAAGTTGAGTAAAAACTTTGTCAAACATCCAAGTCAAGTTGTAGCAGTTGGAGATATCGTAACTGTTTATGTTGAAGAAGTCGATCTAAAGCGTAACCGGATCCAATTGAGTATGTTAGGACCAGAAAATGACTGA
- a CDS encoding SprT family protein: MTEAELQALVEMLSLKYFKRPFKHRARFNPRLQTTGGRYLLSSHDLELNQKMLTEHSREVLIGTIKHELCHYHLHLEKRGYRHRDQDFKQLLKKVGGLRFAPATVKKARYHYQCCECQQDYLRQRRVDVQKYRCGKCRGQLKLLKKNF, from the coding sequence ATGACTGAAGCAGAACTGCAAGCACTTGTTGAGATGCTTTCACTTAAATATTTCAAACGTCCATTCAAGCATCGAGCCCGTTTCAATCCCCGGTTACAAACGACAGGTGGGCGTTATCTTTTGAGCAGTCATGATCTAGAGTTGAATCAAAAGATGTTGACTGAACATAGTCGAGAAGTTTTGATCGGGACGATCAAACATGAGCTATGTCATTATCACTTACATTTAGAAAAAAGAGGGTATCGTCACCGTGATCAAGACTTTAAACAGCTCTTAAAAAAAGTCGGTGGTCTTCGGTTTGCACCAGCTACTGTCAAAAAAGCACGCTATCATTATCAATGCTGCGAGTGTCAGCAAGATTATTTACGGCAGCGAAGAGTTGATGTGCAAAAATATCGGTGTGGTAAGTGTCGAGGCCAGCTCAAATTGCTCAAAAAAAATTTTTAA
- a CDS encoding HesA/MoeB/ThiF family protein yields MKMKRTLQPYVAEDKIVFGYGNESLVRSLPYTKKNEELVKKLDRYDTNDIDKYTLDELNTVKKWAKKGLLTNNQYNDDKYSRNINFFEWIDISENTDPVKYQQQLSQKEVLIVGMGGIGGNIAEILTRLGVKRFILLDFDKVDASNLTRQSVFQEKDIGYSKVLTVKRYLKEIDSSVSVITIEKKITTKQDLDEVYKQYDFDLALCCADKPEIVIDYWFDDLSEKYGKPFIAGSYASTVINYTCIRPGKTESLRKFYSENMITDENLLGNKAPTSIIAPISYMAAGLIAYRAFYELVDLRNEIPDAIQIDLLNWQVMCYDLNE; encoded by the coding sequence ATGAAAATGAAAAGGACTTTGCAACCATATGTTGCGGAAGATAAAATTGTCTTTGGATATGGTAATGAATCTTTAGTTAGATCATTACCATACACTAAAAAGAATGAAGAGCTAGTAAAAAAACTAGATAGGTACGATACTAATGATATTGATAAGTATACTTTGGATGAGTTAAATACTGTTAAAAAGTGGGCTAAGAAGGGTTTACTCACAAATAATCAGTATAACGATGATAAGTATTCTAGAAATATTAATTTCTTTGAGTGGATCGATATTTCTGAGAATACTGACCCAGTTAAGTATCAACAGCAATTATCTCAAAAAGAAGTATTGATTGTAGGTATGGGGGGAATCGGTGGAAATATTGCAGAAATATTGACTAGGTTAGGAGTCAAAAGATTTATATTATTGGATTTCGATAAGGTAGATGCATCCAATTTAACCCGACAGAGTGTTTTTCAAGAAAAAGATATAGGATATTCAAAAGTCCTAACAGTTAAGCGTTATTTAAAGGAAATTGATAGCAGTGTAAGTGTAATTACTATAGAAAAAAAGATCACGACCAAGCAAGATTTGGATGAAGTCTATAAACAATATGACTTTGATTTAGCACTTTGTTGTGCAGATAAACCAGAAATTGTAATAGATTATTGGTTTGACGATCTTTCGGAAAAATATGGTAAGCCTTTTATAGCTGGTTCGTATGCTTCGACCGTAATAAATTATACATGTATTAGGCCAGGAAAAACTGAATCATTACGAAAATTCTATAGTGAGAACATGATAACTGATGAAAATCTTTTGGGAAATAAAGCTCCTACGAGTATAATAGCGCCTATTTCATATATGGCTGCGGGCTTGATTGCTTATCGCGCATTTTATGAACTTGTAGATTTGCGTAATGAAATACCAGATGCTATCCAAATTGATCTACTAAATTGGCAGGTGATGTGCTATGACCTTAATGAGTAA
- a CDS encoding beta-ketoacyl-ACP synthase III, with translation MNAVKISASAGYLPERVVTNDELSQIMATSDEWIVAHTGIKERRYALGENTSDLATKVAQKLLKEARLAPEELDLIIVSTITPDALTPSTAALVQRNIQAKNAFAYDLSAACAGFIFALSTGEKFIRSGAYQKVMIISAETNSKMMDFTDRTSAVFFGDGAAGVIIEASQAQDEILAEKLCTAGNSEVIHSGRVAPLTQVAASNYPQVDAFYQDGRAVFEFVTTTVLAHIDEFLQAQGLRPQDLDLVVTHQANLRLIEKIANHLELPLDRFAINVDQVGNTSSVGIPLALAQALKAGQRPKTALLTGFGAGLAYGSLLLDLSHYQEN, from the coding sequence ATGAATGCTGTAAAAATCAGTGCAAGTGCTGGCTATTTGCCTGAAAGAGTCGTGACAAATGATGAATTGAGTCAGATCATGGCGACCTCAGATGAGTGGATCGTAGCACATACTGGGATCAAAGAAAGGCGTTATGCACTGGGAGAAAATACCTCTGATCTAGCAACAAAAGTCGCCCAAAAGTTGTTGAAAGAAGCTCGCTTGGCGCCAGAAGAACTTGATCTGATCATCGTTTCAACGATCACCCCAGATGCTTTGACACCGTCAACGGCTGCTTTAGTCCAACGTAATATTCAAGCTAAAAATGCTTTTGCTTATGATCTTTCGGCAGCGTGTGCAGGTTTTATCTTCGCGTTATCCACAGGTGAAAAGTTTATTCGCTCAGGAGCATATCAAAAAGTAATGATCATTAGCGCAGAAACAAATTCGAAAATGATGGACTTTACTGACCGGACCTCGGCTGTCTTCTTTGGGGATGGGGCAGCAGGCGTGATCATTGAAGCTAGTCAAGCTCAAGATGAGATCTTAGCTGAAAAATTGTGTACTGCAGGCAATAGTGAAGTTATCCACAGTGGACGGGTGGCGCCACTGACTCAAGTTGCGGCATCGAATTATCCACAGGTGGATGCTTTTTACCAAGATGGGCGGGCTGTGTTTGAATTTGTGACGACGACTGTTTTAGCTCATATCGATGAATTTTTACAAGCCCAAGGTCTGAGACCACAAGATCTTGACCTAGTCGTGACGCATCAAGCTAATTTACGTTTGATCGAGAAGATCGCGAATCATTTAGAATTACCTCTAGATAGATTTGCGATCAATGTTGATCAAGTTGGCAATACTTCTTCGGTTGGGATCCCGTTAGCGTTAGCTCAAGCACTTAAAGCAGGACAAAGACCAAAGACAGCTTTACTGACAGGCTTTGGGGCTGGTTTAGCCTATGGTAGTTTGTTGCTTGATCTGAGTCATTACCAAGAAAATTAA